ATCAAGCTCGTTCATGCGATCGCGGATGGGCGTCACCTGGCGCTGAACGTATTTTTTACGGGCGAAGGGATTCAGGTGTCCCCAGAAGCCTTCGTGTGTGTCCTGCTTGAGCGGCTGGTGCGCGGAGAGATTAACGTCGTTGTTTGTGTTCGGGCCGTTCGGCTGCGATTGCGCGGCAGGGGCGACGGTCTGCGAAGCCGGCGCTGTCTGCTGATCTGTGCTGCTGTTGGTCTGCTGGGCAAAAGCCGGAACCATCAGAGTTGCAGCCAATGGCAAGGAAAGCAAGTAACGGAACTTCATTTGTTCAAATCCTCCAAAATGTTCCGGAGCCTGTGTTGGGGGAGGGTCCGGGAAAGCCTTTAGGGGACGCTCGGCCTCGTCCATTGCCACCGCTCCGCTCATAATTGCGAACCGGAGTCGGCAGGCCGCATTCCCACTCACTGGGCCTTATATCAATTCGTCTGCCATTCTCAATTTGACTGGCGGAAGTGCTAGTCCTTTGGTTTGAATAGGATGCAAGTAGCGCAAAATCAGATACCTAGCGTGAGTTGCTGAATCGAGTATTTTGTACGTTCTCAATGAGCAAAAACGGGAGCAGGTCTGGAGAGATGCCTGAGTTGCTGGATGCACATGCACCCTTTTATGAACCAAGAATCAGGGAGGAGATAACACGTTCTCGCTTTGCATTCGCGTTGTGCGATCCGGACCGAAGATGGCCATTCGAGCACCGTCGGCCCATCGGCTACCGCACACAGTTGTGTCATCTATTCGCGGCCGCATCGCGCGCCTTAATGAAGTCATCCAGATTGCTCTTGTCGATCAAGGTAGCTCCGGTATCCACAAAGGCAGGCACGGGCGAATATGGGTCCGCTTTCCAGTTCTGATCGAGCGAACTGGGGAGGTGGTGATGCAAGGTGTCGAGCATCATGGTACCCACGTACGTCATGGTTGAAGGCTTCTGGGCTATAGTGGCGGCAATCGTGCCATCTCGGACGGCATCGAGCGTCTCCTGGTCAGTATCCATGGCCACGATAATGCGATCTGTGATCTTGTAATTGCGCATCACCTGCGCGACCTCTTTACCTGCTGAGGCTTCCAGGCAGATGTAGCCATCGATCTTTTCTGCGCCTTTCTTGGCCAGAGAGGCACTAGCTGCGTCAAACGCCGCCGTCGGCTGCCCGTGAATATCGACGACCTGCACGATCTTCATTGCCGGATGCGCAGCAAAGGCCTTGCGGTATCCATCAAGCCGCTGGTCGAGATTGGCCTGTCCGGGCATGGTGAACACCATGAAATTACCTTTGCCATTGCTCTTCTGGATCGCCACCTGAGCTCCAAGCTGGCCGGCTTCGTAGTTGTTGGTTCCGACATAGAAGAGTCGTTTGCTATCAGGGGCATCGGAATCGACGGTGACGACAGGAATCCCGGCGGCAATGGCTCTGTCGATTTCAGGAGCCAT
This genomic interval from Terriglobales bacterium contains the following:
- a CDS encoding substrate-binding domain-containing protein, with product MRSFVNTILGFILCVAVVFITGCGYHNDKEKYYLISANIQLPYWQAAATGIRRATHEMQVQSQFSGPDSYDAQAEVEAFRQAVAAKPAGILVSPADPKLMAPEIDRAIAAGIPVVTVDSDAPDSKRLFYVGTNNYEAGQLGAQVAIQKSNGKGNFMVFTMPGQANLDQRLDGYRKAFAAHPAMKIVQVVDIHGQPTAAFDAASASLAKKGAEKIDGYICLEASAGKEVAQVMRNYKITDRIIVAMDTDQETLDAVRDGTIAATIAQKPSTMTYVGTMMLDTLHHHLPSSLDQNWKADPYSPVPAFVDTGATLIDKSNLDDFIKARDAAANR